A single window of Halobacillus naozhouensis DNA harbors:
- a CDS encoding LysR family transcriptional regulator has protein sequence MEIKWVKTFSIAAEELNYRKTAEKLFITQPAVSLHIRQLEEELQKELFVKQGRNIQLTEFGRMFRSEAAGLLEYYENVLKKVRSVKQGYRQTFMIGMTPLLIDSIFPSIIRRFQEKNQSVELSIQVTESSQLQGLIEDDQIDIGFSCLPSISEGLFCEKLFSDSITLAIPHDGYDLETAPAFDPYEIMSQSIIFTDHHPGYWERLKSEIQRHVPSPRFLKVSQSHAAKRFIQEGMGISFLPTFAINREIQEGRMLVVDTPFLDLPSCSIYSLHKYDHSYEKEFTAFVTDFLLT, from the coding sequence ATGGAAATAAAATGGGTAAAAACTTTTTCCATAGCTGCAGAAGAGCTGAATTACAGGAAAACTGCTGAGAAATTATTTATCACTCAACCTGCCGTAAGCCTCCATATCAGGCAGCTAGAAGAGGAATTACAGAAGGAATTATTTGTGAAACAAGGCAGAAACATACAGCTCACGGAGTTTGGCAGGATGTTTCGCAGTGAGGCAGCAGGCCTTTTGGAATATTACGAGAATGTGCTGAAAAAGGTTAGAAGTGTTAAACAAGGCTATCGTCAAACATTTATGATTGGGATGACGCCACTACTAATTGATAGTATTTTTCCAAGTATAATTCGTAGGTTTCAAGAGAAAAACCAGAGCGTAGAACTGTCTATCCAAGTTACCGAATCCTCGCAATTACAAGGATTGATTGAAGATGATCAAATTGATATTGGTTTTTCTTGTTTACCCAGTATCAGTGAAGGTTTATTTTGCGAAAAGCTGTTTAGTGATTCAATCACATTGGCGATTCCTCACGATGGATACGATTTAGAAACTGCTCCAGCTTTCGACCCTTATGAAATTATGAGCCAATCCATTATTTTCACAGATCATCATCCTGGGTACTGGGAACGGTTAAAAAGTGAAATTCAAAGGCATGTCCCCTCCCCTCGATTTCTTAAGGTTTCTCAGTCACATGCTGCTAAAAGATTCATCCAGGAAGGTATGGGTATCTCTTTCCTTCCCACTTTCGCCATTAACAGGGAAATACAAGAAGGGCGAATGCTTGTAGTTGATACACCATTTCTGGACCTACCATCGTGTAGCATTTATTCATTGCATAAATATGATCATTCATATGAAAAAGAATTCACTGCCTTTGTGACCGACTTTTTATTAACTTAA
- the wrbA gene encoding NAD(P)H:quinone oxidoreductase translates to MEKVKLAIIYYSSTGTNYQMAKWAEEGAKQAGAEVKLVKVAELAPEAAIEANPAWKAHHDAAKDVPEVTLDDLEWADAYIFSTPTRFGNLPAQMKQFLDTTGGLWFNGKLINKVVSGMSSANNPHGGQEATVKALYTTMMHWGAIIAAPGYTDPVTFSSGGNPYGTSVTVDQEGNMQEDVEEAVKHQAKRTVTVASWVKEGQQK, encoded by the coding sequence ATGGAAAAAGTAAAGTTGGCAATTATTTATTACAGTTCAACAGGGACTAACTACCAAATGGCCAAGTGGGCAGAAGAAGGTGCAAAGCAAGCAGGGGCAGAAGTCAAACTAGTTAAAGTTGCTGAGCTTGCTCCAGAGGCAGCGATCGAAGCAAACCCAGCATGGAAGGCCCATCACGACGCTGCAAAAGATGTACCGGAAGTAACGTTAGATGATCTTGAATGGGCTGATGCCTATATCTTCAGTACACCGACTCGTTTTGGTAACCTACCTGCTCAAATGAAGCAGTTCCTGGACACAACAGGAGGGCTCTGGTTTAACGGAAAACTGATCAACAAAGTGGTCAGTGGCATGTCCTCTGCCAACAACCCACATGGCGGTCAGGAGGCTACCGTCAAGGCCCTTTATACAACAATGATGCACTGGGGCGCGATTATTGCGGCACCGGGATACACAGATCCAGTGACATTTTCTTCGGGCGGTAATCCTTATGGAACTAGTGTTACAGTTGACCAAGAAGGGAATATGCAAGAAGATGTAGAGGAAGCTGTCAAACATCAAGCGAAACGTACAGTTACTGTCGCTTCATGGGTAAAGGAGGGACAGCAGAAATAA
- a CDS encoding nitroreductase family protein yields the protein MDVLEAIKTRRSVGLVSDKPVPQELLEQILEAGTWAPCHHRTEPWRFFVLTGEGRKPLGEVLAKIAEKDMDDPSSETNQKKLAKRLKKPFRAPAVIVVAAEPTDDPKVIAKEEYGAVYSSIQNMLLTAHSLNLGGFWRTGKPTYDPLMKDLFGLPEDGEVLGFLYIGFPEKEVPAGARKHFNDVTKWISTEDGLKGKM from the coding sequence ATGGACGTATTAGAAGCAATCAAAACGAGAAGAAGTGTGGGTCTTGTGTCAGATAAACCTGTTCCTCAAGAACTATTAGAACAAATTCTTGAGGCTGGGACTTGGGCACCATGTCATCATAGAACAGAGCCCTGGCGCTTTTTTGTCTTAACCGGTGAAGGCAGAAAGCCATTAGGCGAAGTGTTAGCAAAAATTGCCGAAAAAGATATGGATGATCCTTCATCGGAGACCAATCAAAAGAAATTAGCCAAAAGATTGAAGAAGCCATTCCGCGCACCTGCCGTGATCGTGGTAGCCGCTGAGCCGACGGATGATCCGAAAGTAATTGCTAAAGAAGAGTATGGGGCCGTGTATTCATCCATACAGAATATGCTTCTAACTGCCCATTCATTAAATTTGGGCGGATTTTGGAGAACCGGCAAGCCAACCTATGATCCACTGATGAAAGACTTGTTCGGATTACCTGAAGACGGAGAAGTATTAGGCTTTCTTTACATTGGATTTCCTGAGAAGGAAGTACCAGCTGGAGCTAGAAAACATTTTAATGATGTAACGAAGTGGATTTCAACGGAAGATGGTTTGAAAGGAAAAATGTAA
- a CDS encoding nucleoside hydrolase: MAQKVLLFGDIGIDDAIAIIYSFFNKDIDIVGIVADYGNVSRETAVNNVYYLYDLLGIEDGPPIIGGAEVPMTAEYPIYAPEVHGESGLGPIIPDDYGGESENFFEIVKLIEKYQDDLIIVNIGRLTSLATMFILYRSLMEKVDGFYIMGGAFWVPGNVTAVSEANFYSDPVAVQIVLRYAHNTTIIPLNVTRQAIVTPEMVEYIDYKGKTKIIKPMLDYYYDFYKEKNPDIQGSPVHDVLTVMASIRDNMFTYQTFPIHIVEATEHVQRGQSIAKFMASEMSEYEETDKPHRIAFGFDYSIFFNDFMSIMTGEPFNSRT, encoded by the coding sequence ATGGCACAAAAAGTTTTGCTTTTTGGAGATATAGGGATTGATGATGCTATTGCAATTATCTATTCGTTTTTTAACAAAGATATTGACATAGTAGGCATTGTTGCTGATTATGGGAATGTATCCAGAGAAACAGCTGTCAATAACGTTTATTATTTATATGATCTGCTTGGGATTGAAGATGGGCCTCCAATCATTGGCGGTGCTGAAGTACCTATGACTGCAGAGTATCCAATATATGCCCCCGAAGTACATGGTGAGTCTGGTCTAGGTCCGATTATACCGGATGATTATGGTGGAGAGAGTGAAAACTTTTTTGAAATTGTAAAGCTAATTGAAAAATATCAGGATGATCTCATTATCGTTAACATCGGAAGACTTACTTCTCTTGCAACGATGTTCATTTTGTACCGATCCCTTATGGAAAAAGTGGATGGGTTTTATATTATGGGCGGGGCCTTCTGGGTACCTGGAAATGTAACAGCTGTTTCTGAAGCTAATTTTTATTCAGACCCCGTTGCTGTTCAAATTGTACTCAGGTACGCTCATAACACAACTATAATCCCGTTAAACGTAACGCGACAAGCAATTGTAACCCCGGAAATGGTAGAGTATATTGACTATAAAGGTAAAACAAAGATAATAAAACCGATGTTAGATTACTACTATGATTTCTATAAAGAAAAAAATCCAGATATTCAGGGTAGTCCGGTTCATGATGTTCTTACTGTAATGGCATCAATTCGGGATAATATGTTCACATACCAAACTTTCCCAATCCATATCGTAGAAGCAACCGAACATGTACAGAGAGGGCAAAGCATTGCGAAATTTATGGCCAGTGAGATGTCTGAGTATGAAGAGACAGATAAACCCCACCGGATAGCTTTCGGGTTTGATTACTCCATATTTTTTAACGATTTTATGAGCATCATGACCGGCGAACCATTTAACTCGAGGACTTAA
- a CDS encoding ABC transporter substrate-binding protein gives MVTGIFNRFQSDVDFDEYNLRISLNKAIRRDEIVQQVYRGHANLTPALIPPWAYDFPEGLEPIMYNRDQSQKLFRSSGYPRTRPLKIVAFQKHASLLKAIAAQIEETLSIKVETTVIPKQEETKWKRVVAEKKLIPGWDILIASTSTQFYEGTPAFFHREFFGFDGALRTGPELPEFDQVYKKMVNQIQRRELLEAAKDVDRFVYKNALSLFLCVPQKLYAVNRHVDFNPYRTTFELAETEVEERHWSRRLR, from the coding sequence GTGGTTACAGGAATCTTTAATCGATTTCAATCTGATGTCGATTTTGACGAATACAATCTACGGATTTCCCTAAACAAAGCCATACGTCGGGATGAAATTGTCCAACAGGTTTACAGAGGTCATGCGAATCTCACTCCTGCGTTGATACCACCATGGGCCTATGATTTCCCTGAGGGGTTAGAGCCGATTATGTATAACAGAGACCAATCCCAAAAGTTATTCAGAAGCTCAGGTTATCCAAGAACAAGACCCTTAAAAATAGTCGCTTTCCAAAAACATGCAAGTCTATTGAAGGCTATAGCTGCACAAATAGAGGAGACTTTATCCATCAAGGTTGAAACAACGGTTATTCCAAAACAAGAGGAAACAAAATGGAAACGCGTGGTGGCTGAAAAGAAACTGATTCCTGGATGGGATATTTTAATAGCCAGTACTTCAACGCAATTCTATGAAGGAACCCCGGCTTTTTTTCATAGAGAATTTTTTGGTTTTGACGGAGCCCTCAGAACAGGACCAGAGCTGCCGGAGTTTGATCAGGTCTATAAAAAGATGGTAAATCAGATTCAGCGTAGGGAGCTGCTGGAGGCGGCAAAAGATGTGGATCGATTTGTATATAAAAACGCTTTATCCCTGTTTTTATGTGTGCCGCAAAAACTTTACGCAGTAAATAGACATGTTGATTTCAATCCTTATCGAACCACTTTTGAGCTGGCAGAAACAGAAGTCGAAGAAAGACATTGGTCTCGAAGATTGAGATAA
- the clpP gene encoding ATP-dependent Clp endopeptidase proteolytic subunit ClpP produces MSNVIPYVVEQTTRGERSYDIYSRLLKDRIIILGTQIDDAVANSVVAQLLFLTAEDSEKDIHLYINSPGGSISAGMAIYDTMQFIKPDVSTICTGLAASMGAFLLLAGEKGKRYALPNAEMMLHQPLGGTKGQAADIKIHADHIIKTRKTINHIISDRTGQPLEKVEKDTDRDYFLTAEEAKEYGMIDKLMVNGGS; encoded by the coding sequence ATGTCTAATGTGATTCCTTATGTAGTGGAGCAAACAACCAGAGGAGAACGCTCTTACGATATCTATTCCCGTTTATTAAAGGACCGAATAATTATTTTAGGGACACAAATTGATGATGCCGTTGCAAATTCAGTTGTTGCTCAGCTCCTATTCTTAACGGCGGAAGATAGTGAAAAGGATATTCATTTATATATTAACTCTCCAGGCGGATCGATTTCTGCTGGAATGGCGATTTATGATACCATGCAATTTATTAAGCCAGATGTGTCGACAATTTGCACAGGGTTAGCCGCATCCATGGGCGCATTCCTGCTTTTAGCAGGGGAAAAAGGGAAACGATACGCTCTTCCGAACGCTGAGATGATGTTACATCAGCCTTTAGGAGGAACAAAGGGGCAGGCAGCTGATATTAAAATTCATGCTGATCATATTATTAAAACGAGAAAAACCATTAACCATATAATCTCAGATCGTACAGGTCAGCCGCTTGAAAAAGTAGAAAAGGATACAGACCGTGATTATTTTCTTACCGCTGAGGAAGCAAAAGAATATGGAATGATCGACAAACTGATGGTCAACGGGGGTTCATAA
- a CDS encoding metal-sensing transcriptional repressor: MDEHTLPENSGKQPLTPRTDDEKQAVINRLKRIEGQVRGIQKMVENDRYCVDVLVQISAINNALNKVGYSLLERHTHHCVAGAIKKGEGEEAIDELMKVIQQFSK, translated from the coding sequence ATGGATGAGCATACATTACCTGAAAACAGTGGAAAACAACCATTAACACCAAGGACGGATGATGAAAAGCAAGCCGTTATCAATCGTCTAAAACGTATTGAAGGTCAAGTACGGGGAATTCAAAAGATGGTAGAAAATGATCGCTATTGTGTAGATGTCCTTGTACAAATTTCAGCTATAAATAATGCATTAAATAAAGTAGGGTATTCTTTGTTAGAAAGACATACCCATCACTGCGTTGCCGGTGCCATAAAAAAAGGGGAAGGCGAAGAGGCTATTGATGAATTAATGAAAGTTATTCAGCAGTTCTCCAAATAA
- a CDS encoding ABC transporter substrate-binding protein, with the protein MEEVQKDRATSKTPEGMIYVVDPSPLNWLYVLFNTMEEAVRADRSGAIIPSLATYQWVSETILELELKQGVTFQNGEKFSADIVNKSIHELLRWLVPHPPGSFLNFFKPASVDIIDSHTVQINFPKRDGLAVAKLRATHFANFLFWNKIGFGYQKLGTGEGHW; encoded by the coding sequence ATGGAAGAAGTCCAGAAAGATCGAGCCACGTCTAAAACACCTGAAGGTATGATTTATGTAGTTGATCCATCACCATTGAATTGGTTGTATGTCCTATTCAATACAATGGAAGAAGCAGTCAGAGCAGATCGTTCCGGCGCCATAATCCCTTCTCTTGCTACTTATCAGTGGGTTAGTGAAACCATTCTGGAACTAGAACTTAAACAAGGTGTTACGTTTCAGAATGGTGAAAAATTTTCGGCAGACATCGTGAATAAGAGCATCCACGAACTGCTGCGCTGGTTAGTCCCCCACCCTCCTGGATCCTTCCTTAATTTTTTCAAGCCTGCTTCTGTAGACATCATTGATTCTCACACTGTACAAATTAATTTTCCAAAACGGGATGGTCTAGCTGTTGCAAAGTTAAGAGCCACTCATTTCGCAAATTTCCTATTTTGGAATAAGATTGGATTCGGATATCAAAAGCTTGGTACAGGGGAAGGACACTGGTGA
- a CDS encoding four-helix bundle copper-binding protein, which translates to MSHQQYQSVIEVLHECMEACNHCFSSCLQEDHVKDMSECIRKDRECADICAFFEQSLTRNTPYVKEIAQLCISACRDCGEECAKHDHDHCQACAEACRKCADECEKLVS; encoded by the coding sequence ATGAGTCATCAACAATATCAAAGTGTAATTGAAGTACTTCATGAATGTATGGAAGCCTGTAATCATTGTTTTAGCTCATGCCTTCAGGAAGATCATGTAAAAGACATGAGTGAGTGTATTCGAAAAGATCGCGAATGCGCAGATATTTGCGCATTTTTTGAACAGTCGCTTACACGAAATACACCTTACGTAAAAGAGATCGCACAACTATGTATATCAGCTTGCCGTGATTGTGGTGAGGAATGTGCTAAACACGACCATGACCATTGCCAGGCGTGTGCAGAGGCATGTAGAAAGTGCGCGGATGAGTGTGAGAAACTAGTTTCCTAA
- the copZ gene encoding copper chaperone CopZ — protein sequence MQTKTIHVEGMTCGHCEKAVKGALQELNGVDRVEVNLETGKVTITYEGEISESEMNEAIEEQGYDVVS from the coding sequence ATGCAAACTAAAACGATACATGTTGAGGGGATGACGTGCGGTCATTGTGAAAAAGCTGTAAAAGGGGCACTTCAAGAATTAAATGGGGTCGATCGTGTTGAGGTTAATCTTGAAACAGGCAAAGTGACTATCACGTATGAAGGCGAGATCAGTGAATCTGAAATGAATGAAGCGATTGAGGAGCAAGGTTACGATGTCGTTTCTTAA
- a CDS encoding DUF4396 domain-containing protein produces the protein MLEIVSWIALGVGVVSSLIIIVDIIKHPQMMTIMNVVWPINGLFFGPFALWTYFKWGRIHAKHLKLEDNRGRPAKVFVSTSHCSAGCTLGDAVGVPLVALTAMTIAGSTLFAHYTVEFILAYVFGIIFQFYAIYPMNKKQGIMGSIKEAIKADSFSLLAFEIGMFGWMAIVHFLLFTEPPKPTQPTYWFMMQIAMILGFLTSYPANWLLVKRGIKEEM, from the coding sequence ATGTTAGAGATTGTTTCTTGGATCGCATTAGGAGTAGGAGTCGTAAGTTCCTTAATCATTATCGTTGATATCATTAAACATCCGCAAATGATGACGATCATGAATGTGGTATGGCCGATCAATGGTTTATTCTTTGGCCCATTCGCTTTATGGACATATTTTAAATGGGGCCGGATACATGCTAAACACCTAAAACTTGAGGATAATCGTGGCAGGCCGGCAAAGGTATTCGTATCCACAAGTCATTGTTCAGCCGGCTGTACATTAGGTGATGCTGTTGGTGTTCCTCTTGTTGCTTTAACCGCCATGACGATTGCGGGGTCAACTTTATTTGCTCACTACACAGTAGAATTTATTTTAGCCTATGTGTTCGGTATTATTTTTCAATTTTATGCGATCTATCCAATGAATAAAAAGCAGGGAATTATGGGATCGATCAAAGAAGCTATTAAGGCTGACTCCTTTTCTTTACTTGCATTTGAAATAGGAATGTTCGGTTGGATGGCCATTGTTCATTTCTTACTTTTTACGGAACCTCCAAAGCCAACTCAACCTACTTATTGGTTCATGATGCAAATTGCGATGATTTTAGGGTTTCTAACTAGCTACCCTGCCAATTGGTTATTAGTTAAACGAGGAATTAAAGAAGAAATGTAG
- a CDS encoding heavy metal translocating P-type ATPase → MSEQKKINLGITGMTCAACSTRIEKVLNKIDGVEAQVNLAMESARIQYDPMKINTEGIEERINKLGYGVEKETAELDILGMTCAACSTRIEKVLNKMDGVEQASVNLANETGQVEYRPGLLEVEEIIARIQKLGYDAELRGDRENKQSQKDQQIKQQRVKLLISAVLSFPLLIMMANHLFGLPLPHILMNPWIQLTLATPVQFVIGWQFYEGAYKNLTNKTANMDVLVALGTSAAYFYSVAELIRSIIQPVVPNLYFETSAVLITLILLGKYFETVAKGRTTQAISGLLNLQAKEATVLKNGEETRIPVDQVEVDDLVLVKPGEKFPVDGVITEGRTTADESMITGESLPVEKSLHDQVIGSTINKNGSVRMRATKVGKDTALSHIIKVVEEAQGSKAPIQRLADIISGYFVPIVVGIAVVTFLLWITVINSGELALALEASIAVLVIACPCALGLATPTSVMVGTGKGAEMGILYKGGEYLETTHKLDTIVFDKTGTITKGEPEVTEFLGENERVLNLLMSAEAQSEHPLADAIVKYGRTKHGELLQVDHFEAIPGYGIEADIQNERILVGTRKLLEKEGIDFSKYEITMEEWESQGKTAMLIAVNDEIAGVIAVADQVKPESREALATLKALGMELIMLTGDNKRTAQAIAAEVGIDRVIAGVIPEEKADHIDQIKQQGKRVAMVGDGINDAPALATADIGIAIGTGTDVAIETADLTILGGDLNLIAKAIELSMKTMKNIRQNLFWALFYNSAGIPIAAAGLLAPWLAGAAMAFSSVSVVSNSLRLKRVKI, encoded by the coding sequence GTGAGTGAACAAAAGAAAATCAATCTTGGTATTACTGGCATGACCTGTGCTGCCTGTTCTACAAGAATCGAAAAGGTACTTAACAAAATAGATGGGGTCGAGGCGCAAGTCAATTTAGCAATGGAAAGTGCTCGCATTCAATATGACCCCATGAAGATTAATACTGAAGGAATTGAAGAACGAATAAATAAACTAGGTTATGGTGTGGAGAAAGAAACCGCTGAACTCGATATTCTTGGCATGACCTGTGCGGCATGTTCCACAAGAATTGAGAAAGTTTTAAACAAAATGGATGGAGTCGAGCAGGCTTCTGTTAACTTGGCTAATGAAACAGGGCAAGTGGAATACCGCCCAGGACTATTAGAGGTAGAAGAAATTATTGCACGAATTCAAAAGTTAGGATATGATGCGGAGCTTAGGGGAGATCGTGAAAATAAACAATCACAGAAAGACCAGCAGATCAAACAACAAAGAGTGAAACTGCTGATATCGGCGGTACTCTCATTTCCGCTCTTAATCATGATGGCGAATCACTTGTTCGGATTGCCATTGCCACACATTTTAATGAATCCTTGGATTCAGCTGACATTAGCTACACCCGTACAATTTGTCATCGGCTGGCAGTTTTATGAAGGGGCGTATAAAAACCTTACCAACAAGACAGCCAATATGGACGTTCTAGTTGCCCTAGGTACAAGCGCTGCTTATTTCTACAGCGTAGCTGAGTTGATTAGATCCATAATTCAGCCTGTTGTACCTAATCTTTACTTTGAAACAAGTGCTGTCTTAATTACATTAATCTTGTTAGGTAAATATTTTGAAACGGTAGCAAAAGGGCGAACTACCCAGGCAATTTCAGGATTATTAAATCTTCAGGCTAAGGAAGCCACGGTACTAAAAAATGGAGAAGAAACTAGGATTCCAGTTGATCAAGTTGAGGTTGACGATCTTGTACTCGTTAAACCAGGAGAGAAGTTCCCTGTTGACGGAGTGATTACGGAAGGGCGTACTACTGCAGATGAATCTATGATTACGGGGGAATCTCTTCCCGTAGAAAAGTCATTACATGACCAGGTTATCGGATCAACCATTAACAAAAATGGATCGGTCAGGATGAGGGCGACCAAGGTAGGTAAAGATACGGCACTGTCCCACATTATTAAAGTTGTGGAGGAGGCCCAGGGCTCTAAAGCGCCAATTCAGCGATTAGCTGATATCATTTCAGGGTATTTTGTCCCGATTGTAGTTGGAATTGCTGTGGTGACATTTCTTCTTTGGATCACTGTGATCAACTCGGGTGAATTAGCTCTTGCTCTGGAAGCTTCCATTGCTGTGTTAGTAATCGCTTGTCCGTGCGCTCTTGGCTTAGCCACGCCAACTTCTGTCATGGTAGGTACAGGCAAAGGTGCTGAAATGGGAATCCTATATAAAGGCGGGGAGTATCTCGAGACGACCCATAAGTTGGATACGATTGTTTTTGATAAAACGGGAACCATTACAAAAGGAGAACCAGAAGTAACGGAGTTTCTCGGGGAAAATGAACGAGTTCTTAACTTGTTAATGAGTGCTGAAGCTCAATCAGAACATCCGCTTGCAGATGCTATTGTGAAATATGGTCGAACAAAACATGGTGAACTGCTCCAAGTAGATCATTTTGAAGCTATCCCTGGATATGGTATTGAAGCTGACATTCAAAACGAACGGATTCTCGTAGGGACAAGAAAATTACTGGAGAAAGAAGGTATTGATTTTTCCAAGTATGAAATAACCATGGAAGAATGGGAATCACAAGGAAAAACGGCTATGTTGATTGCTGTTAATGATGAAATAGCCGGTGTAATCGCTGTTGCAGATCAAGTTAAACCAGAGTCTAGAGAAGCCTTGGCTACCTTAAAAGCCTTAGGGATGGAATTAATTATGTTAACTGGTGACAATAAGAGAACAGCCCAGGCAATTGCCGCGGAAGTGGGCATTGACCGCGTGATAGCTGGGGTCATCCCGGAAGAAAAGGCTGATCACATTGATCAAATTAAGCAACAAGGTAAGCGTGTAGCGATGGTCGGGGATGGCATTAATGATGCACCGGCGTTAGCCACTGCTGATATTGGAATCGCAATCGGAACAGGAACTGATGTAGCTATTGAAACAGCTGATCTCACCATTTTAGGCGGTGATCTAAACTTAATTGCGAAAGCCATAGAGCTTAGCATGAAAACAATGAAGAATATTAGGCAAAACTTATTTTGGGCCTTGTTCTATAATTCAGCTGGTATCCCAATAGCAGCTGCCGGCTTACTAGCTCCATGGTTAGCAGGGGCAGCAATGGCTTTTAGTTCTGTGAGTGTTGTCAGCAATTCACTTCGTTTAAAACGAGTGAAAATTTAA
- a CDS encoding N-acetyltransferase, protein MKSNHEEMKENQLLALFQRELRLEANTPGYVREATDHVVRHVSKQKNEKGFIICSHLNEENASEIIDSEMCYFNNLGQEFEWKVYSYDQPHNLKALLMQKGFDMEEEEALMVLELNEQHHLINRPASAIVKEIRDKEGIEDIIALENTIWGESHTELGERLWRDKQNNPDSLFLYGIYQEGLLVSAAWMYIESNSSFASLWGGSTLSSERGKGYYTELLADRAKKAYEYGRKHLTVDARPMSRPILEKYRFTCLAYTYGCHSPSFK, encoded by the coding sequence GTGAAAAGTAACCACGAAGAAATGAAGGAGAACCAGCTATTAGCCCTTTTTCAACGTGAGCTGCGTCTAGAAGCCAACACACCTGGTTATGTGAGGGAAGCTACAGATCACGTAGTGCGTCATGTCAGCAAACAAAAAAATGAAAAAGGATTCATTATATGCTCCCATTTAAACGAGGAAAATGCTTCTGAAATTATAGATTCTGAAATGTGTTATTTTAATAATCTTGGCCAGGAATTCGAATGGAAGGTTTATAGCTATGATCAACCGCATAACCTAAAGGCTCTTCTTATGCAAAAGGGATTTGATATGGAAGAAGAGGAGGCCCTTATGGTGTTGGAACTTAATGAGCAGCACCACCTGATAAATAGACCAGCTTCAGCTATTGTAAAAGAAATTAGAGATAAGGAAGGAATTGAAGACATCATTGCATTAGAGAACACGATTTGGGGAGAATCTCATACTGAATTAGGGGAAAGGCTCTGGAGAGATAAACAAAATAATCCAGATTCTTTATTCCTATATGGAATATATCAGGAAGGACTCCTTGTTAGCGCTGCCTGGATGTATATCGAATCAAATTCCTCATTTGCGAGTTTGTGGGGCGGATCTACATTGTCTTCTGAGCGTGGAAAAGGTTATTATACCGAACTATTAGCTGACAGGGCCAAAAAGGCATATGAATATGGGCGAAAACACCTTACCGTGGATGCTCGTCCGATGAGCCGCCCGATTCTTGAAAAGTATAGGTTTACTTGCCTGGCTTATACTTACGGCTGCCACTCTCCTTCATTTAAATAG